The nucleotide sequence ATAGTATGCGAAAATCATGTTGTCTACAAAGACCGCGCGGAGAAACGTACTTATTAATTGTTCCATTCTATTACTAATTTAAAGTTTCGAATTAATTTTCTTGAAGGTTCTTGTTCCTGGAACGGTGAACCCATACTATTATCGCGACAGCAAAAATAGCCATCGGCGGTAAAATCACCAATCCATTGTTTACATAACCGAAATCATAGAATGCTTGAGGAATCACCTTGAATCCCAATAACGTTCCTGAACCTAAAAGTTCGCGGAAGAAAGCAATAATTACAAGGATAACACCATAGCCTAATCCATTACCGATTCCATCAAGAAACGATTCCCATGGTCCGTTACCCAAAGCAAATGCTTCCAAACGTCCCATTAAAATACAGTTTGTAATGATCAAACCTACGAATACGGAAAGCTGTTTATTTACATCATAAGCAAAAGCTTTTAAGATTTCACTTACAATCGTTACCAAAGCAGCACAAACAACCAACTGAACTATAATACGAATACGATTAGGAATAGTATTTCGCAACAACGATATAATAACATTAGCAAAAGCAACAACGGCAGTTACCGAAATGGCCATTACTAGAGCTGGTTCCAATTTGGAAGTTACAGCCAAAGCCGAACAGATACCAAGTACCTGTACGATTACAGGGTTGTTTTGACTTAACGGTCCTAACAACACCGATTTATTTTTATTAGATAATAATCCCATCTTTTTACTGTTTTTGTGAGGTTAAAAATTTAACATAACCACTCATACTGTCAAAGATCATTTTATTAACACCCTGGCTGGTAATTGTACCTCCAGAAATTCCGTCAACATAATCCTGTCCTTCTGCAGTTTTACCTGGCTTCACAATAGCAATGGATTTAAATTCTCCTTCTGCATTGAAAAGTTTCTTGTCTTGGAACTGATCGCTGAAAGAAGGCATAACAATCTCAGCCCCTAATCCCGGAGTCTCTCCCGCATGACTAAAGTCTGAACCAAAGACTGTGTTTTTATCATCATTTAAAGACATATATCCCCAAAGAGGACCCCAAAGTCCAGTTCCTTGTAAACATAAAATGTACTTTGTCTGACCATCAACCGTTGCAACAAATACAGGATATGTTTTGCTTGCGAAAGATTTTACTACATCAGCAGAAAAAGCATCCCCATCTACCTTGCTGCCGTTTTCATCAACAAGAAACGATTCCTTAATCATTTCCTTATAGATAGTTTCTGCATTTTCAGCGGTAGCTTGTACGCGTACCGAACGAAGAATCTGTTTCATCTTATCAATGTCTTCATTCTTCTTTTGGTAGCTTCGTAGCGACTGTGAAGTAAAAGCAAGGCCAAAAGCAACAAGAATTACCATCACAGAAGCATAAACTATAGTATATATATTACCATCTCTATTCATAATGTTGTTTTTTTAAAGGTTACTTTATTGCTCGCTTCAAACGACGTTTAACATTAGATTCTATAACATAGAAATCAATAAGCGGAGCAAATGCATTTAACAACAAAATGGCAAGCATCATTCCTTCCGGATATCCGGGGTTAAGAACACGGATAAAGATAGCCATTACACCAATAAGGAGTCCATAAATATATTTTCCTGTTTCGGTTCTGGCCGAAGTTACAGGATCTGTTGCCATAAAAACAGCACCAAAAGCAAAACCACCAAGTAATAAATGATCTAATGGAGATACATTCATTGCAGCTGTAGTTCCAATTATATTAAAGAGAGCAGCCATTCCAGCACCTCCAATAAATACTGAAAGCATAGTTTTCCAGCTTCCAATACCTGTGAAAATAAGGATAGCAGCACCTAGTAGGATAGCTAATGTTGATGTTTCACCAATTGATCCGGGGATAAAACCAAGAAACATATCCATGGATGAGATTGTATTACCAAGGACATCTGTCATGTGTGCTTCCGGAGTGGTTGCAGTAGCTATCTGACCAAGAGGAGTTGCTCCTGAAAAAGCATCAACTACATTACCTGAACCAAGACCAAAAGTATTATCTGTACGAACAAAAACTTTGTCTCCTGACATTGCAGCCGGATACGCAAAGAATAAAAACGCACGGGTAACAAGTGCTACGTTGAAGATATTGTAACCAGTACCTCCAAAAACCTCTTTTGCAAAAACAACAGCAAAAGCTGTAGCTACTGCAATCATCCACAATGGAGTATCAATAGGAACAATCATCGGAATTAAAATTCCTGATACAAGAAAACCTTCTTGAATATCATGTCCTTTAACCTGAGCTATGGCAAATTCAATACCAAGTCCAACTACGTATGATACTATAATTTTAGGCAGTACAGCCAGAAATCCAAATATAAATGTCATGAATAATCCAGGATCAGCACCGATAGAAAGATTGTGCTGGTATCCGATATTATACATACCAAAAAGCAAAGCAGGTAACAAAGCGATGATGACTACCGTCATGGTACGCTTTGAATCCACACAGTCGTGTATGTGCACTCCGGATTTTGAAGTTTTGTTCGGAACGAATAAGAACGTTTCAAAACCTTCAAAAACAGAATGGAACATCGCCAGCTTTCCGCCTTCCTCAAAGTTAGGCTTAATAGTGTTGAGATAATTCCTTAACGCTTTCAATGTATTCAATTTTTTAATGTTATTAAATCATTTCCTTGTGTAACAAATCTAATCCTTCGCGAACAATTTTTTGTAGTTCGATTTTAGATGTGTCTACAAATTCACAAAGAGCAAAATCTTCTGGTGCAACTTCATAAATTCCAAGATTTTCCATTTTATCAATATCAAAAGCAATGATAGCCTTTAAAAGATATTCGGGAAGTATATCCATTGGAAATACTTTGTCGTATTCATTAGACATAATCATCGCTCTTTTTCCACCTTTTATGCGGGCATCAATAACATATTCTTTATTCTTGCCTCCCAGTAACCAGGAAAAGTAGGTACGACTTGTACTAAATTTATTTAATCCGATTGTAGCCCATCCGAAAAACTCATCATTATCGTCTCCCTCAGGAATAACGGTAATCTGACAATCGTACGCGCCTAAGTAATCTTCTTTCGATACTTTTGTTCCAACTAAAACGTTACCGCTAATAGTCCGGACATGGTTGTTAGACATTACTTTGTTTCTAACCAGGCTTTCAATTGTACAACCAGCAATTGCTTTAACATAACCTCTCTCTGTAGTTTCAGAGCCGGTTATAACAATGTGTCGTGTAAAATCGGAGATGCCTTTGTTAAACAAACGACCAATCAGAAGAACATCTGTTGGAAGAATTGTCCATACAACTTCGCCTTTATTAACCGGCTTTACGCTATTGATCTGTACTCCCACATTTCCTGCAGGGTGTGGCCCTTCAACCTCAATAACTTCAACACCATTAGCTCGTACAGCCGAACCTTTTTTAACGCCTAGATAAACCTTACCTGAAGTAAGTTTACTAAGAGCGTCTAAACCTGTCTGGAAATCAGATTCCTGACCTTTCAGGATAAAATCGAAGTTTGGTGCAAGAGGTGCGGAAAAGAAGGAGGATACAAAAATGTCGCGTGGCGAATCGGAGGGCGAAGCCACGATATCGTAAGGGCGTTGTTTAATAAAGGGCCAGATTCCTGCTTGCAGGATTGATTCCTTTACTGCTTCTGCATTTAAAGAAGCAACATTTTTTTTGCCGAACTCTTCATACTCATTTTGCGCTTCAGGCTTAACAACAATGCTAAGCAGTTTACGCTTTTCCCCTCGATTAACTGCTGTTACTTCACCACTAACAGGCGAAACAAACTTGATTTCCGGGCGGTTCTTGTCAATCATTAGTACAGAACCGGCTTTGACTTTATCTCCTACTTTAGCAATAACTTTTGGAGTAATACCGTTATAATGCTCGGGAACAATAGCATAACTGTCTGATTTCCCCACATTTAACAATACCTCCGAAGCTTTACCTTTCAGATTAATGTCTAAACCCTTTTTAATCTTTATCACATTTGCCATGATACAAGTAAAATTGTTTATATGTAATTTCCCGCAAAAGTATAAATTTTTTTTATGCTTTATAGCAGGAAAGTTGAAATAAATAGAGAAATAATTCCATAATTTTGCACCCAGATACAAAGGAACCCTAAGGTTTCTTTTAAACGAGAAATAAAATGAAACGATTTAACTTATTTGTTCTTGCCTTTGTTTTTTTATTCGTATCTGTTAATGCCCAGGAATCTTTTCGTACGGAGATAAAACATAAACAAATAAAGACTTTACAGGTTAAAGTCCAAGGCGAAATGTTTTCGGCACCGATTATTGATTTGAACGGACGTAAAGTTATTGAGATTAATTTTGACGCATTAAGTCATGGATTCGGAAGATATGCGTATACCATTACGCATTGTAATGCAGACTGGACTCCTTCTTCGTTGTCTGCTTTAGAATTTATGCGTGGCTTTCAGAATCTATCCATCGATGATTTTGCGAACTCCCTCAATACAACGACGTTTTATACAAACTATCGGCTTTTATTGCCAAACAATGACATTCGGTTTAAGGTGTCAGGAAATTATGTTGTAAAAGTCTACAATGAAGATAATCCGAAAGAAATAGTATTTACAGCTTGTTTTTCGGTTCAAGAGCCTCGTTTGAATCTTACGGCAAATGTAAGCACAAATACCGATATTGATATCAATAAAGAACACCAGCAGTTAAGATTTGAGATTGATTATCGAAATTATGAAATTACATCTCCGCAAACAGACCTAAAGGTTTATGTTATTCAGAATAACAGGTTGGATAATATGGTGACAAACATACAGCCACTTAGTATTACAAACGATAAGATTATTTACGAATTTAACAGGGATTTAATATTTAAAGCTGGGAATGAATATCGTAGAATCGAGTTTCTCAGCAACAAGTACAATGGAATGGGTGTACAACGAATTCAGTACCACAGGCCTTTTTACCATGTAGATCTTTTTCCTGATAGATTACGTACTAACAAGCCTTATCTATATGATCAAGATCAAAACGGACATTTTGTAATCAGGAGTAGTCAGGCGGAAGATCCGGATACAGAAGCCGATTATTACATAGTCCACTTTGCTCTCGAATCCGATTTATTAGAAAATGGAAATGTTTATTTGTTGGGAAATATATTCAATAATGTTCCGAACGAGAATAGCAAAATGGAATACAATGAAGAAGCAAAGCAATATGAAAAATCGGTATTGATGAAGCAAGGGACTTATAACTATCAATATATGTTTGTCCGGGATGGAGAACAAAAAGGAGATACCTCTCCTATTGAAGGTAATTTTAGCCAATCTTCGAATGAATATCGCATAATGGTATATCATCGTCCATTCGGTGCAAAATACGACCAACTAGTAGGTGTAACGAATATAACTATACCTTAAATGGATTTATAATTACCTATTCATGTTATAAAAAAAGGGTACGCTTATTTAAGCGTACCCTTTTTTGTTTCAAACTCTTTCGTTGATAGGAATATAAGCTCTTTCTTCTAACACATTTTTATAAGCCGGACGTATAATACGTTTTCCTTCAAAATTAAGCTCTTCAATTCGATGTGCAGTCCATCCTACTATACGAGACATAGCAAACAGCGGTGTGTAAATTTCTTGTGGTAAACCAATCATTTCGTAAACAAACCCTGAATAGAAATCCACGTTGGACGATACACGTTTACCCGATTTATTTCCTTTGAAATTAGAGAATGTTTCGATTGCCCTATCCTCAAGTAATTCAAGAAAAGCAAATTCTTCTTCCCGCCCCTTTTCTTTTGCTAAGTCTCTTGCAAGTTCTTTTAATAATAAAGCACGAGGGTCAGAAATTGTATATACTGCATGACCAATACCATATATAAGCCCAGATTTGTCATACACCTCTTTGCGAAGCATGCAGTTATAGTATTTATCAATTTCCTTCACACTTTTCCAGTCACTTATATTTTCTTTAAGATGGTTAAACATATCTACTACCTGTAAATTTGCACCTCCATGAAGCGGACCTTTAAGAGATCCAATGCCAGCAGCTATAGAAGAATATGTATCTGTACCTGTAGAGCTGGTAACCCGAACCGTAAATGTAGAATTGTTACCTCCACCGTGTTCAGCTTGCAGAACAAGCAATAAATCCAGTGTCCGTGCTTCTAGTTCTGTGTAATCTTTCTTAAGCATAAACAAGAAATTTTCTGCTATCGATAGATTTTCTTTCGGGTGACGGATATGTAATGATCTTCCTTGAGTACTGTGTCTTAATATATTATATGCATAGGCGATAATTGTCGGGAACTTGGATATAAGCTCAATCGATTGACGCACAAGATTATCACGGGAAGTGTCATCTGGATTAGGATCAAACGTGTACATTTCCAATACACTACGGGCCAGAATGTTCATGATGTTAAGACCTTCCAGATCCAGAATGTTCATGGTGGTTTTCTGCTCTAGCGGCATATTTTCATTAATAAGTTCCTGGAAAGCATCCAACTCTTCTTTGTCTGGCAAATTTCCGGAAAGTAACAAATAAGCAACTTCTTCGAAGCCAAAACGTTTATCTGCGATTAATCCATGAACAATATCCTCTACATCAAGCCCCCTATAAAACAATTTACCTGGTATCGCTTTTAAACCACCCTCAGGCAAGCGTTCGTAACCAACAACATTGCCAATCTTTGTAAGTCCAACAAGCACACCTGTCCCATCCTCATTGCGTAATCCCCGTTTTACATCATATTTAGAAAACAATTCGTTTTCAATTTTACAGGACGACTTAATTGTTTCTGAAAGCTTGTAAATAATATATTCCTTTTTCATGAGTTACTTATTTATTATATTGTTAATACTATCGCGAAATTCAGTTGTAGAAAGAGTTTTTCCGTTATTCATAAAACGAGCTAAATCGGGAGTTGCTTCTCCCCTTTCAAAGGAAGATTCCATGGCATCAACAATCAGTTTTGCTGCCTCGTTCCATCCCAGATACTCAAGCAACATGACGGATGATAAAAGTAAAGAAGATGGATTAACTACATTTTTACCTGCTATACCTGGTGCTGTACCATGAGTTGCCTCAAAGATGGCATGTCCGCTAATGTAATTGATATTTGCTCCTGGTGCAATTCCAATTCCTCCTACCATGGCCGCCAACTGATCAGAAATATAATCCCCATTCAGGTTCAGAGTGGCAATAACCGAATATTCTTCCGGAATAAGTAATGTGTTCTGTAAGAACGCATCAGCTATAACATCCTTAATGATAACTTTTCCTTCTTTTATTGCATTTTCAATAGCTTTTTCTGCTGCTGACTCACCTTGGCCTTTTTTGATGGCCTCATACTGAAGCATCGAAAAGGTTTGATCTGCAAATTCATTTTCTGCAACCGCATACCCCCATAATTTAAATCCACCCTCAGTAAACTTCATAATATTTCCTTTATGAACCAAAGTAACACTTGGCAGGTGGTTGGTAACGGCAAACTCTATAGCCGACCGAACCAAACGTTGTGTACCTTCTATAGATACTGGCTTTACTCCAAAAGATGAGCTTTCTGGAAAACGAATCTTCTTTACTCCCATTTCTTCTGTTAAGAATTTCAGAAATTTGGCAGCTTCAGGCGTACCCTGCTGCCATTCGATGCCAGCATAGATATCCTCCGTATTCTCACGGAAAATAAACATATCCACCTTTTGTGGTTCTTTTATTGGAGATACAACTCC is from uncultured Macellibacteroides sp. and encodes:
- the nqrD gene encoding NADH:ubiquinone reductase (Na(+)-transporting) subunit D → MGLLSNKNKSVLLGPLSQNNPVIVQVLGICSALAVTSKLEPALVMAISVTAVVAFANVIISLLRNTIPNRIRIIVQLVVCAALVTIVSEILKAFAYDVNKQLSVFVGLIITNCILMGRLEAFALGNGPWESFLDGIGNGLGYGVILVIIAFFRELLGSGTLLGFKVIPQAFYDFGYVNNGLVILPPMAIFAVAIIVWVHRSRNKNLQEN
- the nqrC gene encoding NADH:ubiquinone reductase (Na(+)-transporting) subunit C, with the translated sequence MNRDGNIYTIVYASVMVILVAFGLAFTSQSLRSYQKKNEDIDKMKQILRSVRVQATAENAETIYKEMIKESFLVDENGSKVDGDAFSADVVKSFASKTYPVFVATVDGQTKYILCLQGTGLWGPLWGYMSLNDDKNTVFGSDFSHAGETPGLGAEIVMPSFSDQFQDKKLFNAEGEFKSIAIVKPGKTAEGQDYVDGISGGTITSQGVNKMIFDSMSGYVKFLTSQKQ
- a CDS encoding NADH:ubiquinone reductase (Na(+)-transporting) subunit B, translated to MKALRNYLNTIKPNFEEGGKLAMFHSVFEGFETFLFVPNKTSKSGVHIHDCVDSKRTMTVVIIALLPALLFGMYNIGYQHNLSIGADPGLFMTFIFGFLAVLPKIIVSYVVGLGIEFAIAQVKGHDIQEGFLVSGILIPMIVPIDTPLWMIAVATAFAVVFAKEVFGGTGYNIFNVALVTRAFLFFAYPAAMSGDKVFVRTDNTFGLGSGNVVDAFSGATPLGQIATATTPEAHMTDVLGNTISSMDMFLGFIPGSIGETSTLAILLGAAILIFTGIGSWKTMLSVFIGGAGMAALFNIIGTTAAMNVSPLDHLLLGGFAFGAVFMATDPVTSARTETGKYIYGLLIGVMAIFIRVLNPGYPEGMMLAILLLNAFAPLIDFYVIESNVKRRLKRAIK
- a CDS encoding Na(+)-translocating NADH-quinone reductase subunit A encodes the protein MANVIKIKKGLDINLKGKASEVLLNVGKSDSYAIVPEHYNGITPKVIAKVGDKVKAGSVLMIDKNRPEIKFVSPVSGEVTAVNRGEKRKLLSIVVKPEAQNEYEEFGKKNVASLNAEAVKESILQAGIWPFIKQRPYDIVASPSDSPRDIFVSSFFSAPLAPNFDFILKGQESDFQTGLDALSKLTSGKVYLGVKKGSAVRANGVEVIEVEGPHPAGNVGVQINSVKPVNKGEVVWTILPTDVLLIGRLFNKGISDFTRHIVITGSETTERGYVKAIAGCTIESLVRNKVMSNNHVRTISGNVLVGTKVSKEDYLGAYDCQITVIPEGDDNDEFFGWATIGLNKFSTSRTYFSWLLGGKNKEYVIDARIKGGKRAMIMSNEYDKVFPMDILPEYLLKAIIAFDIDKMENLGIYEVAPEDFALCEFVDTSKIELQKIVREGLDLLHKEMI
- a CDS encoding DUF5103 domain-containing protein, whose product is MKRFNLFVLAFVFLFVSVNAQESFRTEIKHKQIKTLQVKVQGEMFSAPIIDLNGRKVIEINFDALSHGFGRYAYTITHCNADWTPSSLSALEFMRGFQNLSIDDFANSLNTTTFYTNYRLLLPNNDIRFKVSGNYVVKVYNEDNPKEIVFTACFSVQEPRLNLTANVSTNTDIDINKEHQQLRFEIDYRNYEITSPQTDLKVYVIQNNRLDNMVTNIQPLSITNDKIIYEFNRDLIFKAGNEYRRIEFLSNKYNGMGVQRIQYHRPFYHVDLFPDRLRTNKPYLYDQDQNGHFVIRSSQAEDPDTEADYYIVHFALESDLLENGNVYLLGNIFNNVPNENSKMEYNEEAKQYEKSVLMKQGTYNYQYMFVRDGEQKGDTSPIEGNFSQSSNEYRIMVYHRPFGAKYDQLVGVTNITIP
- a CDS encoding citrate/2-methylcitrate synthase, with protein sequence MKKEYIIYKLSETIKSSCKIENELFSKYDVKRGLRNEDGTGVLVGLTKIGNVVGYERLPEGGLKAIPGKLFYRGLDVEDIVHGLIADKRFGFEEVAYLLLSGNLPDKEELDAFQELINENMPLEQKTTMNILDLEGLNIMNILARSVLEMYTFDPNPDDTSRDNLVRQSIELISKFPTIIAYAYNILRHSTQGRSLHIRHPKENLSIAENFLFMLKKDYTELEARTLDLLLVLQAEHGGGNNSTFTVRVTSSTGTDTYSSIAAGIGSLKGPLHGGANLQVVDMFNHLKENISDWKSVKEIDKYYNCMLRKEVYDKSGLIYGIGHAVYTISDPRALLLKELARDLAKEKGREEEFAFLELLEDRAIETFSNFKGNKSGKRVSSNVDFYSGFVYEMIGLPQEIYTPLFAMSRIVGWTAHRIEELNFEGKRIIRPAYKNVLEERAYIPINERV
- the icd gene encoding NADP-dependent isocitrate dehydrogenase, whose translation is MNKITKQNDRLVVPDQVIIPFIEGDGVGAEITPACQSIVNTAVKKAYKGKREILWKEVLAGEKSFNATGSWLPEETMQAFRDYLVGIKGPLTTPIGGGIRSLNVALRQELDLYVCLRPVRWFKGVVSPIKEPQKVDMFIFRENTEDIYAGIEWQQGTPEAAKFLKFLTEEMGVKKIRFPESSSFGVKPVSIEGTQRLVRSAIEFAVTNHLPSVTLVHKGNIMKFTEGGFKLWGYAVAENEFADQTFSMLQYEAIKKGQGESAAEKAIENAIKEGKVIIKDVIADAFLQNTLLIPEEYSVIATLNLNGDYISDQLAAMVGGIGIAPGANINYISGHAIFEATHGTAPGIAGKNVVNPSSLLLSSVMLLEYLGWNEAAKLIVDAMESSFERGEATPDLARFMNNGKTLSTTEFRDSINNIINK